The Thioalkalivibrio sulfidiphilus HL-EbGr7 genome includes the window TGTCTCTTGTCTCTTGTATCTTGTCTCTGTTAACCGATTCCAAACCCATCACAGAAGCCTCCCCCAATGACCCGATCCCACGACCTCTTCAAAGCCGCCCAACGCCACATCCCCGGCGGCGTGAACTCCCCCGTGCGCGCCTTCAAGGGCGTGGGCGGCGACCCGGTGTTCATCCAGCGCGCCGAGGGTGCGTACATGTATGACGCCGACGGCAAGCGCTACATCGACTATGTGGGTTCCTGGGGCCCCATGATCGCCGGTCATGCCCACCCGGAGGTGGTGGAGGCGGTGCGCGAGGCGGCCCGGGGCGGACTGTCCTTCGGCGCGCCCACGGAGATCGAGATCCGCATGGCGGAGCGGGTGTGCGAACTGGTGCCCTCCATGGACATGGTGCGCATGGTCAGCTCCGGCACCGAGGCCACCATGAGCGCCATCCGCCTGGCCCGCGGCTTCACCGGACGGGACAAGATCATCAAGTTCGAGGGCTGCTACCACGGCCACGGCGACTCCCTGCTGGTGAAGGCCGGCTCCGGCGCCCTGACCCTGGGCGTGCCCAGCTCCCCGGGCGTGCCGGCGGCGCTCGCCGAGCACACCCTGACACTCACCTACAACGATCTGGACGAGGTGCGCGAGACCCTCGCCCACGTGGGCGGCCAGGTGGCCTGCATCATCGTCGAGCCGGTGGCGGGCAACATGAACTGCATCCCCCCGGTGCCCGGTTTCCTGGAAGGCCTGCGTGAACTCTGCGACGAGTACGGCGCGTTGCTGATCTTCGACGAGGTGATGACCGGTTTCCGCGTCGCCCTGGGCGGCGCCCAGGCCCACTACGGGGTGAAGCCCGACCTCACCACCCTGGGCAAGATCATCGGTGGCGGGATGCCCGTGGGTGCCTTCGGCGGACGCCGCGAGGTGATGGAGCAGCTGGCACCGCTCGGCCCCGTGTACCAGGCGGGCACCCTGTCCGGCAACCCGGTGGCCATGGCGGCGGGCCTCAAGACCCTGGAGATCATCTCCCGGCCCGGCTTCTACGACGAACTCACCCGCAAGACCCGGGTGATGGTGGACGGCGTGCTGACCGCGGCCGGCGAGGCGGGCATCCCCATGACCGCCAACCAGGTGGGCGGCATGTTCGGCCTGTTCTTCAGCGAGCAGCCGGTGACCAATTTCTACCAGGCCACCCAGTGCGACCTGGACCGCTTCCGGCTGTTCTTCCACGAGATGCTGGAGCGCGGCGTCTACCTGGCGCCCTCCGCCTACGAGGCGGGCTTCGTCTCCAGCGCCCACAGCGAGGCGGACCTAGCCGAGACCATCGAGGCGGCGGCGCGGTCACTGCGGGAAGTGTCAGGCAACTGACAGGGCAACCGCGACGCAGAGGCGCGAAGACGCGGAGGACCGCAAAGGCTCAAAACGCTTCGAGCCCTGGCTGTCTCATCGCGCTCCAGCGTCGGAGGTGTTGTGGTAGAGGGCGCCCAACCGGTCTCCCGCCCACACCGCCAGCAGCGCCAGGCCCAGGGAACCGAACAGGTTCAGCCCGGCCAGCAGGAAAGCGCCGGCGTCGAACAGCTTCCAGGTCTCGAGGCTCAACATGGAGAAGGTGGTGTAGCCCCCCAGGAAGCCGGTGGCCACGGCCAGACGCAAGGCGCCGGGCAGGCGCAGCCTAGGCCCGGCGCTGACGGCGGCGAACAGACCGATCAGCAGGGAACCGGTGATGTTGACGAAGGCCGTGGCCCAGGCACCCGCCAGTCCCAGCTGTGTGACCGTAAACCACACCACACCGTAGCGCAGGCTCCCACCCAGGGCCGCACCCAGGCCCACTGCCAGGTAGGCCTTCAAAGTACCTATCCAGTCCACAGGCCACCCCCGAGCCACACACCCAGACCGGCGGCCAGCGTGCAGGCAATGGCCGTCCCGAGGACATTGGAGCCGGCCCGGAACAGGTGCCCGTCCCGGGCCAGGGCCAGGGTCTGCAGGCTGAAGGTGGAGACCGTGGTGTAACTGCCGAGGAAACCGTAGATCAGCCAGGCGGACAGCCAGCCGCCGCCGTCATGCATGACACCCGCGAGCAGGCCCAGGGCAAAGGCACCGCTCAGGTTCACCACCCATGTGCCCCAGGGAAAACCCTCCCCCAGATGCCGCGCCACCCACTGGGACAGCCCATGACGCGCCATGGCGCCCAGGGCACTGCCCAGGGCCACACCGAGGATGGACACGGGCTCAGGCATCGGGCTCGCGGGGTTCGGTGCGATTCAGAGGCATGGCATTCTGCGCTTGATGTGTGCAAAGGCTATCATGCCGGTTTTTTCGATCCATGGGGGCACTTGATGGAAGCCTGGCTGGCCTACCTGATTCTGGGCGCCGTGGCCGGCGTACTGGCCGGCCTTCTGGGCATCGGCGGCGGCCTGCTGATCGTGCCGGTGCTGGTGTGGCTCTATGTGCACCAGGGGGTGGATGCGGCCGTGATCACGCATCTTGCCATCGGCACCTCGCTGGCCACCATCGTGCCCACGGCCATCGCCTCGGCCCGGGCGCACCACGCCCACGGCGCGGTGCGCTGGGACCTGGTCTGGCGCCTGGCGCCCGGCGTGGTGTTCGGTGCCCTGGCCGGCGCGACCCTGGCGGAGTTCCTGAGCTCCGACATGCTGCGCCGGGTGTTCGGCGTCTTCGAGATTGCGCTGGCCCTGTACATGCTGATCGGCACACGTCCTGCGCCCCAGCGCCCCCTGCCCGGCGTGGCCACCCTGAGCGCCGGTGGCGGTGTGATCGGCCTGGTTTCATCCCTGCTGGGGATCGGCGGCGGCACCCTCACGGTGCCCTACCTGGTGTGGTTCAACGTGGCCGTGCGCCAGGCCATCGGCACCGCCTCGGCCGTGGGGCTGCCCATCGCGCTCGCCGGTGCCGCGGGTTTCATGATTCACGGCTGGCAGGCGCAAGGGCTGCCGGCCTGGAGCGCCGGGTATATCCACGGACCCGCCCTGGCCGGCATCGCCATCGCCAGCTTCCTCACCGCGCCCATAGGCGCCCGGCTCACACACCGGTTGCCGGTGCCGTTGGTGCGCCGACTTTTCGCGCTGCTGCTGATGGGGTTGGGGGTGAAGATGCTGGTGTAGGGACAATTCAAAATTCAAAGGATGATCGCTCGCCCTTTGAATTTTGAATTTTGAATTTTGAATTCGCTTCAACTGACCCAGCCGTACCACAGCGGAAGCGTCACCAGCGCCAGTGCCGTGGTCACCGTCACCGCAGCCGCGTACACGGAGGTGTCCAGACGGTAGCGATCGCAGAACACCAGACCCAGCACCATGCTGGGCATGGCCGCCTCCAGCACCGTGCCCACCAGCAGTTCTCCTTCCAGGCCGATGCCGCTGGCCAGGCCCCAGGCCCACAGGGGCATTAAGAACAGCTGCACCGCCACCACGGGGATCAGCACCGCCACGTAGCTCATGCGCCAGTTGCGGATGCACAGGGCCAGGCCCAGGGAGAACAGCATCAGCGGCGCCACGCCGTTGGCCAGCATGGTGAGCCAGGTGTCCAGCCAGGGGATCAGGGGCACGCCGCCGAGGTTGAAGGCCATGCCGGTGAGTCCCGCCCAGATAGCCGGCACCCGGATCAGGCTTGAGATGGGATGCAGGGCATCACCGGGTTCGCCGAAATGGCGTGCCACCAGGGCGCCCACGGTGAGCAGCAGGGGCAGACAGGCGAACAGGTCGAACTGGATGGCAATGGAACGGCCGGTCTCGCCGAACAGGCTCTCCAGCACCGGCAGGCCCAGGTAGACGGCGTTGGGGAACGCGGCGGCCAGGATCATGGCGCCGGTGATGGCCCGGGACTGGCCGCAGACCCGGCAACCGCCCCAGATGACCAGCATGGCCACCAGCACGGAGCTGCCCGCCACCACCGCGATGCGCACCGAATCCAGCCCCAGGGGCGCGCGCCACATGACCAGCAGCACCAGGGCCGGCAGCAGCAGGTGATAGACCACGTTGGTGAGCACCCGGCGGGTGGTGTCCGCGTCCAGGCCGGCCGGCTGCAGCAGACGCCACAGGACCCCGCAGACGATCAGTGCCGCCATCTGGCTGGTGACTGCAAACATGCTTTGTCCTCAGGGCTGCATTGGGAGGCCGGGCGGGTGTGTCAGCATCAGCATGTGGAGATAACGCAGAGGGCGCAGAGACGCAAAGGTCGCGGAGTCGGAAAGATGAAAAATCCTTGCGATCTCTGCGTCCTCTGCGTGCACTCACGCAGCCCCGCACCACGCAAAAGGCCCCGCATGGGCGGGGCCTTTGCACATCATACGACAGCCGGGATACCGCGGCGAGGGGATTACCCTCAGCCCTGCTCGGCCTGCTGCTGGCGGATCTCCTCGTGCACCTGGGCCATGTCCAGCTCGCGCACCTTGCCGATCACGTCCTCCAGCTGGGCGGCGGAGAGCATGCCGGGCTGGGCGAACAGGATCACCTGCTCACGGAAGATCATCAGGGTGGGGATGGAACGGATCTGGAAGTGGGCGGCCAGGGCCTGCTCTTCCTCGGTGTTGACCTTGGCGAACACCACGTCGGGATGGTTCTCCGAAGCCGCCTCGAAGATGGGCGCGAAGGCTCGGCAGGGGGCACACCAGGGCGCCCAGAAGTCCAGGATGACGATGTCGTTGCCGGTGATGGTGGACTCGAAGTCCCCCTCGGTGAGTTCGATGACGGCCATGATGGGTTCCGAAAAATTGGGGTGGGGCGGGTCAGACGCGTGTCCGAGCGAACCTATACCTTACCAGCCGCGGGTACCGGGGTGTCAACGAAAACCCCGGTGCGGGCAGGGTTCAGAAATGGTTGAGCATGGCGTCGCGCAGCATGAACAGGCGCGCCAGGGGATCATCGGTCTCCAGCATGCGCTGCTTGACCGTGTGATCCACCGGCAGCAGTTCCGCCAGTCGTGCGCCCACCCACACCGCGTTGTCCGGCTCCCGGGGCAGGCTGGCGTAGGGTTCGCCCAGCTCCGTGAGGATGCGCTCGGCCAGGGTGGCCAGGCTCAGGAATTCCTCAGGCAGGGGCGTGGCCGCGGGCTCATCCATGGGTTCCACCTCGCCCATGAGCAGCTGATCCGGCTGCACCCAGGTGCGCAGGATGCGAAAGCGCCGCTCGCCCCGGGCGGTGATGCCCAGCAGCCCGTCGGGACGTCCCTCCCAGTCGGCGATCATCGCCAGGGTGCCCACAGGCTGGACCTCGGCCGCCTGCCCCACCTCGGCGCCCTCGCGGATCATGCACACGCCGAAGCCGCTGTCGGTACGCAGACACCGGCGCACCATGTCGATGTAGCGGGTCTCGAAGATGCGCAGGGGCAGGCGCCCGCCGGGAAACAGCACGGTGTTCAGCGGGAACAGCGGCAGGGTCATCACTCGTCCGGCTCCGGCTCCGGCTCCGTACCCCAGCGACGGATCAGCGCGTTGGGGATGCGAAGGTGATCCAGCACCCGGGAGACCATGAAGTCCACCAGGTCGTCCACCCCTTGCGGGTGATGATAGAAGGCGGGGTTGGCGGGCATGATGGTCACGCCCATGCGCGCGAGCTTGAGCATGTTCTCCAGGTGCACCTCGGAGAACGGCGTCTCGCGCACCACCAGGATCAGCGGGCGGCGCTCCTTGAGCACCACGTCCGCGGCCCGCTCCAGCAGGCTGCGGCTCGCGCCGGTGGCCACCGCCGACAGGGTGGCGGTGGTGCAGGGACAGATCACCATGGCATCCGGCGGCGAGGAGCCGCTGGCCACCGGGGCGGTCCACTGCTCCCGGTCGTAGACGCGGATCTGACCGTCGCGGGCGTGGTAACGCTCGGTGAAGAAGCGCTCGATCTCCCGGCTGCGCCCGGGCAGGGACAGGTCCGTTTCCATGCCGATCACCACCTGGGCGGGGCGCGACAGCATCAGGGATACCTGCACGTCCGCCTCCACCAGGCACTGCAACAGGCGCAGACCGTACTGGGCGCCGGAGGCGCCGGTCATGGCGAGGGCGACGGAACGGGGGCTGGGCTGACTCACGGCAGACACTCTACGCTGGAGGAACGAGGGCTCAAAGATAGGCAATCAGGCGGCCGCTGACCAGCACGCCCAGCCAGCTCGCGATGGAGATCACCGCCACCGCCTGGGCCCGCCACGGGGCTGGCGTGGCCCGGTTCCAGCGGTAGAGATGGCGCAGGCAGCCGCGATGAAACAGCAGGGCGTTGAGTCCGGCCAGGCCGATCAGGCCCAGCTTGACCCAGAACACCGGCTGCATACCGATGGCCGTGGCCTGGGTGGCCAGCAGCAGGAAGCCCGTGGGCAGGGCCAGGCCGAAACCGACCCAGGCGGCGGGCAGCAGCAGGTGGCCCAGGTCGTCCACCGCCAGGTGCGCCTGGCGGCCCAGCACCCGCAGATCGAACAACAACACCGCCGTCAGCAGCAGGGCAAAACCCAGGATGTGCAGGATCTCGACACTGGGGTAGAGCCACAGGGATTCGCGCATCATGCGTCCCAGGGCACCGGCTTCCAGCCACACCAGCAGGGCTGGTGCATCGACTCCATGATCGTGCATCAACGCAGCTCGATGGCTTCGTCACCCACGATGATGCGCTCGGCGCGCAGCTCCACCTCATCGACCCGGTGTGGATAGCCCACCACCGTGACCGTCGCCCCCTCGGTCACCCACTCGGGCAACAGGCCCCGGGCCCGGGTCCGGCTGGGCGGCGCCAGCACCACGCGCCACTGCTTCTCGCCGGTGTCGATCACCACCTCCGCGTGGGGCCATTCGAACACCGCCGAGACCACCGTGCCGGTGAGGGTCAGTTCGTTCTGGTTGTCGTAGGCGCTCCAGCCGTGGTGGGCCCAGGCTACCGAGGCCAACACCCACAGCACGGCCGCCAACAGCCATCGGGAATACGAACGCATGCATCCTCCACGCCCCTTGGGACTATGGGGCTCGTTGTGATTGTTCTCATCCCAAGCATACATGTAGAGCCCTCCATCAGGTATCCCCGTCAGGAAGTGATGCCTGCCTCATGAAATGCATCGGGCGCCCTTGTGGGGCGCCCGATGAGGTCATCCGAATCCGCACCTACTCTGCGATCAGACGGCCTTCAAGCCCCCGGTTCACGGGGGAGTTCCTTTCAAATTCATCCACGAATGCATCGAGCATCAGAAAGAAGGTGTCTTCGCAGAAATTACCGATCCGATTGCAGGCCGTGGCCAGCGAAGCATAGAAGTCGCCGCCTCGGGCCATGAAGTTGTTGGTCACGATGCGGTAGGTCTGATCCAGGGACAGGGGCGCGCCCTGGATCTCCACGGCCTTGACCACCCCGCCCTCGAGCAAGGCATCACCGCAGACCGCCGGCGGAAGAATGGCCGCCTGGATGTCAGCCACCGTGGAGTGGCAATAGCTTACGGTCATGCCGGAAACCTGGGGCCAGGCGCCGGTGGACTGGACACGGTTTCCGACCGGGTCATACGACCAGGTCAGGCCGTTGTCCAGTGCCGCCACCAGCTCGGCACCGGTCACATCCATGGCCACCAGCGAGTTGCCGAAGGGCAGCACGGAGAGGGCGTCGCCGAAGCTCACGTCGCCCTGGTTGATGGAAGCGCGAATGCCGCCGCCGTTGGTGATGGCGGCCTCAATCCCGAGCCCATCCAGCTGGACATAGTTGAGCATGGTGTCGGTGACCAGGTTGCCCAGAGGCATCTCCTGGGAACGCACGCCGGGAATGCGATTGCCATCGAAGAACATGCCGGAGGAGCCGATGATGACATTGGCGAAGGCATCCACCGGCACGCGGTAGGCGGCCACCTTCTGGCCCAGCCCCTGATCCTCGGGGATGCTCAGATCGGCCACGATGGGACCTCCGGACCAGCCCACCACGCGACCCAGGGCGTCGAACTCCACGTCCAGGCGTCCCACCACGCGCGTCCATTCCCAGGCGCTGACCACCAGCGTGTTGTCACCGTCGCGACCGCTCACCACGGCGGGATACTCGCCCTGGATGCGGTTGTGCGTCCACGAAGGCAGCTGGGACATGTCTCCAAGCAGCACATGG containing:
- a CDS encoding CrcB family protein, translated to MPEPVSILGVALGSALGAMARHGLSQWVARHLGEGFPWGTWVVNLSGAFALGLLAGVMHDGGGWLSAWLIYGFLGSYTTVSTFSLQTLALARDGHLFRAGSNVLGTAIACTLAAGLGVWLGGGLWTG
- a CDS encoding sulfite exporter TauE/SafE family protein — translated: MEAWLAYLILGAVAGVLAGLLGIGGGLLIVPVLVWLYVHQGVDAAVITHLAIGTSLATIVPTAIASARAHHAHGAVRWDLVWRLAPGVVFGALAGATLAEFLSSDMLRRVFGVFEIALALYMLIGTRPAPQRPLPGVATLSAGGGVIGLVSSLLGIGGGTLTVPYLVWFNVAVRQAIGTASAVGLPIALAGAAGFMIHGWQAQGLPAWSAGYIHGPALAGIAIASFLTAPIGARLTHRLPVPLVRRLFALLLMGLGVKMLV
- a CDS encoding bifunctional metallophosphatase/5'-nucleotidase; protein product: MIKSRFSVGLYAAALLTGGMMFYAGVVHAEPGKRPLPVQSQACERIDQIQGRVPGRAQERLQAHPNCQGISVTLMHTNDSHARLEPISASGSDPEHGGVARVKTIVEQVRAEVGHDNVILVDAGDYSQGTIFWNAWKGSDAVMFINDIGYDVITLGNHEFNLGPDNLVARIEGHPVTIAGVDYATEALRAAVVATNLDLSGEPNLDRLVQPSAIIEKGGVRFGVLGLITDTTRNISSPGLNVLFLDYVQSVQAEVDRLRDQEGIRHIILLSHVNHADDLELARQLSGVDIIVSGHDHVLLGDMSQLPSWTHNRIQGEYPAVVSGRDGDNTLVVSAWEWTRVVGRLDVEFDALGRVVGWSGGPIVADLSIPEDQGLGQKVAAYRVPVDAFANVIIGSSGMFFDGNRIPGVRSQEMPLGNLVTDTMLNYVQLDGLGIEAAITNGGGIRASINQGDVSFGDALSVLPFGNSLVAMDVTGAELVAALDNGLTWSYDPVGNRVQSTGAWPQVSGMTVSYCHSTVADIQAAILPPAVCGDALLEGGVVKAVEIQGAPLSLDQTYRIVTNNFMARGGDFYASLATACNRIGNFCEDTFFLMLDAFVDEFERNSPVNRGLEGRLIAE
- the hemL gene encoding glutamate-1-semialdehyde 2,1-aminomutase — protein: MTRSHDLFKAAQRHIPGGVNSPVRAFKGVGGDPVFIQRAEGAYMYDADGKRYIDYVGSWGPMIAGHAHPEVVEAVREAARGGLSFGAPTEIEIRMAERVCELVPSMDMVRMVSSGTEATMSAIRLARGFTGRDKIIKFEGCYHGHGDSLLVKAGSGALTLGVPSSPGVPAALAEHTLTLTYNDLDEVRETLAHVGGQVACIIVEPVAGNMNCIPPVPGFLEGLRELCDEYGALLIFDEVMTGFRVALGGAQAHYGVKPDLTTLGKIIGGGMPVGAFGGRREVMEQLAPLGPVYQAGTLSGNPVAMAAGLKTLEIISRPGFYDELTRKTRVMVDGVLTAAGEAGIPMTANQVGGMFGLFFSEQPVTNFYQATQCDLDRFRLFFHEMLERGVYLAPSAYEAGFVSSAHSEADLAETIEAAARSLREVSGN
- a CDS encoding AEC family transporter codes for the protein MFAVTSQMAALIVCGVLWRLLQPAGLDADTTRRVLTNVVYHLLLPALVLLVMWRAPLGLDSVRIAVVAGSSVLVAMLVIWGGCRVCGQSRAITGAMILAAAFPNAVYLGLPVLESLFGETGRSIAIQFDLFACLPLLLTVGALVARHFGEPGDALHPISSLIRVPAIWAGLTGMAFNLGGVPLIPWLDTWLTMLANGVAPLMLFSLGLALCIRNWRMSYVAVLIPVVAVQLFLMPLWAWGLASGIGLEGELLVGTVLEAAMPSMVLGLVFCDRYRLDTSVYAAAVTVTTALALVTLPLWYGWVS
- a CDS encoding fluoride efflux transporter FluC, giving the protein MKAYLAVGLGAALGGSLRYGVVWFTVTQLGLAGAWATAFVNITGSLLIGLFAAVSAGPRLRLPGALRLAVATGFLGGYTTFSMLSLETWKLFDAGAFLLAGLNLFGSLGLALLAVWAGDRLGALYHNTSDAGAR
- a CDS encoding LON peptidase substrate-binding domain-containing protein gives rise to the protein MTLPLFPLNTVLFPGGRLPLRIFETRYIDMVRRCLRTDSGFGVCMIREGAEVGQAAEVQPVGTLAMIADWEGRPDGLLGITARGERRFRILRTWVQPDQLLMGEVEPMDEPAATPLPEEFLSLATLAERILTELGEPYASLPREPDNAVWVGARLAELLPVDHTVKQRMLETDDPLARLFMLRDAMLNHF
- a CDS encoding flavin prenyltransferase UbiX, with amino-acid sequence MSQPSPRSVALAMTGASGAQYGLRLLQCLVEADVQVSLMLSRPAQVVIGMETDLSLPGRSREIERFFTERYHARDGQIRVYDREQWTAPVASGSSPPDAMVICPCTTATLSAVATGASRSLLERAADVVLKERRPLILVVRETPFSEVHLENMLKLARMGVTIMPANPAFYHHPQGVDDLVDFMVSRVLDHLRIPNALIRRWGTEPEPEPDE
- the trxA gene encoding thioredoxin; this encodes MAVIELTEGDFESTITGNDIVILDFWAPWCAPCRAFAPIFEAASENHPDVVFAKVNTEEEQALAAHFQIRSIPTLMIFREQVILFAQPGMLSAAQLEDVIGKVRELDMAQVHEEIRQQQAEQG
- a CDS encoding DUF6152 family protein; translated protein: MRSYSRWLLAAVLWVLASVAWAHHGWSAYDNQNELTLTGTVVSAVFEWPHAEVVIDTGEKQWRVVLAPPSRTRARGLLPEWVTEGATVTVVGYPHRVDEVELRAERIIVGDEAIELR